One genomic region from Quercus robur chromosome 4, dhQueRobu3.1, whole genome shotgun sequence encodes:
- the LOC126722165 gene encoding pentatricopeptide repeat-containing protein At1g63080, mitochondrial-like, with product MRSKGIQPDLVTYNSLVQGLCNFGRGREAATLLNEMEQRKVMPDVQTFSILVDTLCKGGMLTEAREVFDVMIQRSIDLDIFTYNSLIDGYCLQNKLDEAVKTFNMMVEKGCSPNVFSYTILINGYCKMTYNTLICGLCQVERVQTALELFNTMRACGQHPNPQTYATLLDGFFKNRRIAKAMALF from the exons ATGAGGAGTAAAGGCATTCAACCAGATCTGGTCACTTACAATTCCTTAGTTCAAGGTCTATGCAATTTTGGCCGGGGGAGGGAGGCTGCTACCTTGTTGAATGAGATGGAACAAAGGAAGGTCATGCCAGATGTACAAACATTTAGCATATTGGTGGACACACTTTGCAAGGGAGGGATGTTGACTGAGGCAAGAGAAGTTTTTGATGTGATGATTCAAAGAAGCATTGATCTTGACATATTCACTTACAATTCTTTGATTGATGGTTATTGTTTGCAAAACAAACTGGATGAGGCAGTTAAGACGTTTAATATGATGGTTGAGAAGGGTTGTTCACCCAATGTGTTTAGCTATACCATATTGATAAATGGATAttgcaaaa TGACTTACAACACTCTTATATGTGGGTTATGTCAAGTGGAGAGAGTCCAAACTGCACTAGAGCTATTCAATACAATGCGAGCTTGTGGCCAACATCCAAATCCCCAAACCTATGCCACCCTGTTAGATGGCTTTTTTAAGAATAGACGAATTGCTAAGGCAATGGCATTGTTTTAG